The Candidatus Rokuibacteriota bacterium genome contains the following window.
CAGGAACGTGAAGCCGAAGAGCCAGTCGCGGTATGGCACCACGTAGCGGATCAATGTGAGGCTGGTCACGGTGCTGAGGCCAGCAGGCTGAAAAGAGCCGGGCCCAGGCAGCAAAGGCCCGCTCCGAACGCCCCCAGCACCGCCCCAAGGCCAAAGAGCTTTTCCCTCACCGCACCTCCTGTCTGGATTCTAGCCCTTTGACCCCTTCCCCGTCCTGAGCAGCGACTCGATCAGCGCCCGGGCCTCAGGGCCATCCCACTCCTTGGGCCCATACGTGATGCCTTTGATGAAGCCGTCTGGACCGATCAGGAAAGTGGCGGGGACCCCGCGGACCCCGAACTGGAGCGCGGCCTTCAGCGAGGGGTCCAGGAGCACCGGGTATGTGAGCTTCCTCTCCCTGACAAACGGCTCCACGACAGCAGCCCCTTCCTGGTCCAGCGAGATCGCCGCGATGACAAACCCCCTGGCCCTGTAGGCCTGGTAGAGCTTGTCCATCAGCGGCATCTCCCACTGGCAGGGCAGACACCAGGTGGCCCAGAAGTTCACGAGGACCACTTTGCCCTTGAGGTCAACGAAGGAGAACGGCTTCCCTTGAAGCGTGGGGAGGGTCACGTTCGGAGCAGCGGTGCGTTCGCGCGGCTCGAGAATCCCCAGCGCCTTCATGGCTTCGGGGGAGGCGCCGGAAGTGACGGCGCTCGTTCCGATGAGGACGATGAGGCACAGAATGCCTGCCCACCCGGCCATCGCTCTTGAAAACACTCGTGATTTCCTCCCTTGGACGTTCATGTCATAAGCCGTCGCTTCAACAGCGTCCGACCCATCGCCGCCAGCCCCGGCAAGGGTCTCGACCGTTCGTCGGAAAGCCCGCCGCCTTCAGGTATTCGGCGAGCCGTTCCGGCAACGTCACGTCGTCGTCATATGAGACGCTGACTGCTCCCCTCTCGATGTCAACCTTGACGCGGTGAACACCAGGGCGCCCCTCGAGGGCTGCATGAATCCGCGGGACGCAGCCGTAACAGAGCGGCCCGTCGAGCGTGAGCGTATGATCGCGGACCTCTGCCGCTGCCGGGCCGACGGCCGTAAGTAGGAGAGCCAGGACCACGGCTGCAACCATGGCGGTCACCTAGCGCGACGGCG
Protein-coding sequences here:
- a CDS encoding heavy-metal-associated domain-containing protein; its protein translation is MVAAVVLALLLTAVGPAAAEVRDHTLTLDGPLCYGCVPRIHAALEGRPGVHRVKVDIERGAVSVSYDDDVTLPERLAEYLKAAGFPTNGRDPCRGWRRWVGRC
- a CDS encoding TlpA family protein disulfide reductase, whose protein sequence is MAGWAGILCLIVLIGTSAVTSGASPEAMKALGILEPRERTAAPNVTLPTLQGKPFSFVDLKGKVVLVNFWATWCLPCQWEMPLMDKLYQAYRARGFVIAAISLDQEGAAVVEPFVRERKLTYPVLLDPSLKAALQFGVRGVPATFLIGPDGFIKGITYGPKEWDGPEARALIESLLRTGKGSKG